Part of the Mytilus edulis chromosome 9, xbMytEdul2.2, whole genome shotgun sequence genome, AATTCCCTTACAGTCAGTTCATTACAGTtcagtagaaagtaaaatcacaaaaatactaaactccgacgaaagttcaaaacaaaaagtccctataatcaaatgacaaaatcacgactgaaacacatcaaacgaatggataacaactgttatattcctgacttcatatgtagaaaatgatggattaaaccttgttttgtagctagttaaacctctcacttgtataacattcCAGTTATGGGACACTTTAATATTTTGagtatgtgtacaggtaaatagCAACTACGGACAAGTCTGAACTTAGACTGAACATATCTTAATTGGCTGCAAACAAACAGTATATATTACTAAATTAACCGCCGTGGATAATTATGAAAATTGACTGAAAACCCAAAACATTACTGATTTTTTTATGGTTGAGGCTTTTCAAAACTGCCTCATGGGTTAAGGCTTTAATGACTTTGGTTTTTGTTGACATATCTTAAAGGACGATGAATGTCACGTGTCATGCTCGTATTACCATGTTTAGAGTACCTGAGATCAGACCAGGTTTTGGCAGACtttttcgtgttgcttagtctttagttttccatgttgtatTTTGTACACTTTTGTATATAGTTaggttgattttctttttttgctaTAGCATTGTCATTAGCCTCTAGTCTTTGCTACATCAGTGACATATATAGGTATATAATTAAGTCTCTGATTACacatttgtatgtttttgtagtgattaagattataacgcaatgttgactgatgtatcctatttttgacattttttccgaTTAtgtcgggtttttttttcaaacatcattgtcaatataatggaatttgatgcgactgtcatacaagtgagaggtttagctagctataaaaccaggttctatccaccattttctacaaaagaaatattgcctgttccaagtcaggaatatgacagttgttatctatttggttgatgtgtttgagcttatgagtttgtcatttgataaggctTTTtcgattttgaattttcctcggagttagtatttttgtgatattactatATTGAACCTTAGCTTCAAATATTTGATTAGGTTTGATCATTTTTGATAAACATTATCCAGAAAAAGACTTCAGACATACGAAAACAAAAGAGTTAGTTTCATTTTGTAACTAATCAGTTATCAATCAACAAGTGGAATATAATGATAAGataattcaattaaaacaggtaAGATAAGTTATTAACCAATACATGAAACAATATGGCAAAATagtcaaaattaaattaataatgaCACCACTTTATAAATACTTTGTTTTTAAGCTTGGATTTGACTGCCATACAGAAGATGTattacaatattaaaataattcaggcAATTTTTGAGACAATAAAGGCACAAAAATATTCTGCATTAAGGATGCTACcagaatataatttgtttttatttctgtttcatgGTGATCACAAGAACAATGAAGTTTCATTGAAAACTGTTATGGAACTCTGACCTGACAACACAAAGGAAGCATGTTTTACCATTTTAATTTTTGCTTGTAGCGACATagaattttaatacatttatgcCAACCAGGCAACTCACTTTTACATATAAAGGATTCATTGATCAGATAGtcattataataattattatgaCCTAAAAGTATATGTATTCATCTGAATACTTTTAAGTGGGTTTCATTGGGGTCTAAGAGTGATgcgggattgctgattttttgtaagcgtgacacatgaaagtcaaattattgtgtcgtgaaaacgggaaatgaggtctagtgGGAcccaggaaatgacaaaaaaatgagaattgctgacgtacatagtgtaagcgggatatgggaatctgacaaaacagtaagtgggatctgggatcGAACctccaatgagaccccctttttAGTTTTTTCCTgtaaatatagttttgaaaactGTATTGATTGGTGATAACTTTCAAATGTGCTAATGTCTAACAAACATCATAACTTTTCTATTAATTCTGTAAGACAATGTTAGATAAACCAGGTAACAGTAAAATACGATATGTTTTTCATCTTTTGTgggatataaaataaaatcaaatgcaGATAAATACACATGGGGAAAGCTCTATAAAGCCAATTTTTACATCAATTTTCTTCTTCAGATCACATTAATCTTAAGGATATTATTAATAATAAGCAATGGTTTTATAACAGTAGGTCattgtatagaaaaaaataatttgaatagtTAATTATATTATGGTAATTGTCTTAAAATATTGCATGGAACCATGAATGTTGGTAAATATCGTAACAGGTTTTAGCATGATATGATAAACATTcactttataaaaattataaacatgtagTGTCTATTTCTAtctaatatttattgaacatGAAATAATTGCTTCACATTGAATGACGTACATGAATGATGATGAGAGAAGTaaatttactgttagctgttCCACCATGATAGAAGTCCAAGGCCAGGTTCTGATATAGATCCCTGAAATCAAACATGGAAAAGAATTATcatgaaacatacattttaagACAATTGTTCTTGACTTTCCATGCTTTTAACCAGCCATACCTTTAAACAAAAATCTTCAAACTCTATAAAAGAATTTCCCAAATAATCTTAAAATTACGGGAAATCATGTTTAACCCATGATTTGAAAAGCTTTGAAAATCTCCCCATAGAAATAATTGggctaaaaatatatatttatacatttactaCATATTTATCTGTAAATATCTAGTTAACATTTATCAAGAGATATGAGCACTGAGATCAATGTCATACATCTATATAAATATAGATCAaaaccatttttttcaattttcaggaAAATATGAGTGGCTAAAACAGAAATATATAGTATTGACTATATATGTAAGATTACTGTAGGAAGATAGGAATATTTGAAAGTTCAAGTCTATTTTAACGGCATTAACTTTCTAAGTGCAGAACATGTTGGACATTGTTTTCATTGAATTTGATGGAGTATTGGAATTCTCATATATGAATTCTCTTAAATagacacattttgttttttttgtgtctgtttgttttgttcatgcattggtgacaatataatggaatttgatgcgactgtcatacaagtgagaagtttagctagctataaaaccaggttcaatccaccattttctacatttgaaaatgcctgtaccaagtgaggaatatgacagttcttgtccattcgtttttgatgcgttttgttatttgattttgccatgtgattatggactttccaaattgattttcctctgagttcagtatttttgtgattttacttttgtctaCCTCGGTATTGGTTTTACTATAATCAATAATCATTAAATTGTAGTTAATTTGAAGTTTTAGCTTTAATTTGGGACCTTCTTTAGGCCTCGTAAAACCTACTTCTTTAATTGCACAAAGCAAAACAGTTTCAGTGATTTTTCGGCGGAAAAAAATATTACGACGCTACACAATGATACTATTTCAAATGTAATAGCATTcagtgttcattatcactgaaccagtatatatttgtttatgggccagctgaaggacgcctccgggtgcgagaatttcttgttgcattgaagacctgttggcgaccttctgctgttgtctgctctatggtcgggatgttgtctctttggcacattccacattcccattctcaatttatatgataaaaaaattacataCTACAATTGTGTACGGGGATTTCTTTGATTCCGAATCAGAATTATCACTGGTTTCAACACTGGTACCATCTGGTCCTGTAGGTGTGGTATCTACAAAAGTTTCGTCAACAACACggaatctgtaaaaaaaaaaaatatgctgtaTACAATACAGAGACGATCATGAATTTTACAAATTTagggattttttaatttgaatgagTTGCTGTAAAAAGTTTTCAAAACTCTAAATTTAGTCTCTTAATTTAagacaaattttgttttgaaagggtcATATGATGTAAATATAACTGAAGCACAAACATCATAACCATAATGATATCGTACAAAGggagttttgtttataaaataattgttCAGTCTGTGGTACATATATAAGGTATGATCATTTAATAATCTGGCCATCTTATTTGATCTGTGAGACATTGTGAATTGAAATAAACTGTTAtacattcaatttaaaaatttgCTGCTGGGCTGTTGGctctatttattttcatataatgatGCTCGTTTAAAACCTCCAGTAAGTTATTGTTAATGACAAGGGGTTCCaggttttaaaatgttttcttttaaatcatgTGAACATTTCATGGTGTTCCAGGATTTCAAAATGGATAGAATCACACCTGGTTAATGTAACCAAAAAGTACTGAAAATAAGCCGAACCAGAACATGGAATCAGAGCTACGTGTGAATGAGATACTTTGACAAAGATATTGATTTCTGAAATTAAACTTTAACCACACCCTGAAACTAAATATACCGTAGACACTTCTGACAAGGAAATGTAGGATAGTTATCTATCAATTCTGCACAAAATGCTGCAggctcaataaaaaaaaaacataccagaCTTACATGAAACCTACTATTAGAAATAGTCagttccattttttttatggaaacaaATCAGATTCCTAACAATATATGGTTCAGGTTGAAATCTACTTTCAATTTTCTTCTTCATGCAATTTGTTGTGAAATACATTACAATACATTTTCCCTAACCTGCTTCACACCAAAATAGATATTCCTTAACttgaaacaatatatattaaacTAGAGAAGGATGGACAAGCAAATATATGACAAGGTATAAAATTAACTTACTCTAGTTAATCATTGTTTAATTCTTACCTAATTTCTTCACCAATATCCATAAAAAGATCATGTTTTTCTTCTTCAACTTCATAACTCCAGGCCCAAAGTTGTTCTTTATCATCGCTGTATGTGTTAAAGATTCAGACAAATGCATATACTATTATGGCATTAAAGTCATGCAGGACTCCAGTTTCTTTGAATTAAATATTGCACaatataacaataataatttCATCTATCCATTTTAGAGGTATTGTACTGTCTGGTTTAATTCATACAATAAAGATGtcacatgttgcattgttaataGTGTATTTTTTGTCATTGTATTTTATCCttacaattctttttttaaatgatggcTGAGTTATATCAAGTAAACATTTAtgtacagtcatgacagtaatAAACCAAGGTTTTTAAACGCATTTTATTTCAACTGGCTATTATACATattgcatgtattttttttaagaaaatattacCGTGACCATGGTGACACATgtaacatttataatatataagcaatcatttagtatgttaaaaataatgcattttaaaGTAAAAGATTCTCTATTTACTATTGTGATATTAAGGATACAATCTGGAAGGGTGCTGCATGGCATCAGCAGGTATTAATATATCATCAAAGAAACCCATAGAAACTGAAAAAGAAAAGTTAATAATGTATTGCAGAGAAATATAAACAGTAATTAAATTTCATAATATAATGTCAGAGAAAACTGTACACCTTGTAATCAGCATGACTTAAAAAAGATTGGGTGACAATACGAATATTTAATATCCaagtaaaaataagaaatagTTTCCTAAATTCAGTCATGGAACTCTGATGTGGCAGGTGTGTTCTAGTGATTATAATGATTTCAAAAACATCCGCAAACTGTGGCATCAATCAACTGGTTGTAAAAACTTATCAAAACTTAAGACACATTTCTCTACAATATCTAAATCAATCTTTAAAACAtatgaataaatttaaatgtGACTATCAAGGATATGCCATATCAacttcaaaaattaataaaaacacaaGATTAACTGCAAGCTATTATTCAATAATGATACCCTAGCGCTATAAGAATTTAGTGAACTGAAAGTTGAACAGCAATCAATGGACCTAAAAATGTACAATATGGCAAAGTATACCCAGGACTTTCCCTTGAATTTGAAGTAGAAGGctcaattaaaattataggcggcTGTAACATGCATTCCACCAAGCTGCAAGCTTGGTGCCTTATGGCAGGGGGTCTTGGGGCCGCtgaaggcccccagaagctctggcataaatagagcaaaatcctgcattctcgcaatctcctggcacctaatttcatctttcaaatgaccattttttatgtatgaaatcatacctgtcaactgacccgtattctgcgggtgtgaccggagattttcacaattctgagggatcacccggaacacccgctgggtcattgaaataacctgggaattccgaaaatgacccgatttcacccgtatttcttagccttgagattgatttcataagtaatattcctttgaaataccggcaaattcgtaattcttccatgaac contains:
- the LOC139489256 gene encoding DNA-directed RNA polymerase III subunit RPC8-like is translated as MFVLVEMKDTVRIPPWLFNIKFNDAVNEALNKKFANKVVHNVGLCIALWDITKIEDSFIFPGDGASHSIVHFRYIVYRPFIDEVLTGKTKSCSKEGVYVSMGFFDDILIPADAMQHPSRFDDKEQLWAWSYEVEEEKHDLFMDIGEEIRFRVVDETFVDTTPTGPDGTSVETSDNSDSESKKSPYTIVGSISEPGLGLLSWWNS